Sequence from the Fictibacillus arsenicus genome:
CAATGAAAGTTAAGATTCAATTAAACCAATTGATTGAAGCAGTTCAGGATGTCATGAAAGCCGTCTCATCACGAACAACAATTCCGATTTTAACGGGAATAAAAATGGAAGTGACTTATGACGGAGTGCACTTAACTGGTAGTGATTCTGATATTTCCATTGAACGATTGATACCGACTGAAGAAGGAGATCTTGTACATATTGAGGTAAAGCAAGAAGGAAGTGTTGTTCTTCCAGCACGCTATTTCTCTGAAATCGTTAAAAAGCTGCCAAATGATTCAGTAGAGATCGAAGTTGGAGAGCGTTTCGAAACAACTCTTCGCTCAGGTGCATCTGAATTCAGCTTATTGGGACTCGATCCTGAAGAATATCCGCGTTTGCCGCAGATTGAAGAAAATCTTGTTTTTGAAATTCAAAGCGATCTGCTTAAAGCAATGATCCGTCAAACTGTCTTTGCGGTGTCCACCTCAGAAACACGCCCGATCTTAACTGGTGTCAACTGGACATTATCTGATGGGTTGCTTAACTGTATTGCAACAGACAGCCACAGATTAGCAGAGCGTAAAATGCCAATTGATTCACAAGCAGAAGAGTTATCTTTCCAAAACGTAGTTATTCCAGGAAAGAGCTTGAATGAACTTTCTAAAATTCTTGATGAATCTGCAGAGAAAGTTCAAATTGTTGTTACGAACAATCAGATTTTATTTAAAGCAAAGAATATTTTATTGTTCTCCCGCTTATTGGATGGAAACTACCCAGACACTTCAAAGCTGATTCCATCTGAAAGCAAAACAACATTTGTTTTAAAAACAAAAGAGTTTTTGCAAGCGATCGACCGAGCTTCTTTATTAGCAAGAGAAGGAAGAAACAATGTTGTTAAACTAGCAACACTGGACAACAAAACGATCGAACTATCATCGAACTCGCCTGAGATCGGTAAAGTTTTTGAACATATGATCGCTGAAGACATTGAAGGGGAAGAACTTAAAATTTCTTTCAATGCAAAGTATGTGATGGAGGCGCTTAAGGTTATGGACTGTTCTGAAATCAGCATTCTTTTCACAGGTGCTATGCGTCCATTCCTTATCCAGCCTGTCTCAGATGACACTATCCGCCAGTTAATCCTGCCGGTAAGAACTTACTAAAATATTAAGCTGCCGGATGACCGGCGGCTTTCTTTTCTTTTTCTAAGAGACTCGTTTTTTGGGGATACTAGTAAGAACGATAACGATCTTTTCTAAAAAATTGTTGCTTTTAGTCATTTTTATTCATTCTCATCACTGACAGGTTGATCGGAGTGCAAGGTGCGAGACTCCTGGGGGATCAATGGGGACAGGTGAGACTCCTGAAAGTGCAAAGCGCTTAGGAGGCTCACCGCACACCCCCCGGA
This genomic interval carries:
- the dnaN gene encoding DNA polymerase III subunit beta, producing MKVKIQLNQLIEAVQDVMKAVSSRTTIPILTGIKMEVTYDGVHLTGSDSDISIERLIPTEEGDLVHIEVKQEGSVVLPARYFSEIVKKLPNDSVEIEVGERFETTLRSGASEFSLLGLDPEEYPRLPQIEENLVFEIQSDLLKAMIRQTVFAVSTSETRPILTGVNWTLSDGLLNCIATDSHRLAERKMPIDSQAEELSFQNVVIPGKSLNELSKILDESAEKVQIVVTNNQILFKAKNILLFSRLLDGNYPDTSKLIPSESKTTFVLKTKEFLQAIDRASLLAREGRNNVVKLATLDNKTIELSSNSPEIGKVFEHMIAEDIEGEELKISFNAKYVMEALKVMDCSEISILFTGAMRPFLIQPVSDDTIRQLILPVRTY